One window of the Octopus sinensis linkage group LG3, ASM634580v1, whole genome shotgun sequence genome contains the following:
- the LOC115209315 gene encoding aldehyde dehydrogenase, dimeric NADP-preferring, with product MTDASKIVKELRQNFSTGCTLPVEWRLHQLSKIMKMLTECQQEIEDALVKDLHRPKNEAMFFEVVFARKEALDAIISLKEWMEPEKVDRGLLNIMDDCFVKPEPLGVVLIMGAWNYPFQLCILPLIGAIAAGNCAVVKPSELAPHSAEVITRLLHNYLDSDCIKVYNGGIPETQELLQERFDHIFYTGSSRVGKIIMKSAAEHLTPVTLELGGKCPAYIDDDCNLQNVANRILWGKTVNCGQICIAPDYVMCSKELQGPFVEKLIEAFEMFYSDSIHETKDYGRIIHKKHFQHLKELVGNRKPAFGGEFCEESLLITPTILTDITPDDPLMQEEIFGPILPIMTVENEDEAIQYIKRGEKPLSLYVFSSNKETVNKFLSQTTSGGVCINDVIVHGGLATLPFGGVGQSGMGSYHGKFTFETFSHKKAVMWKSMGMENVNSLRYPPYSDEKCQLFTWFVLMRPGLAKKFLTALLVLLVALILSFIFMKVYGPSYGSLLHHWNVADNDFSRNRFLKHSQGAS from the exons ATTGTCAAAGAACTGCGGCAGAATTTTTCTACTGGTTGTACACTTCCAGTGGAATGGAGACTTCACCAGCtgtcaaaaattatgaaaatgttgaCTGAATGTCAACAAGAAATTGAAGACGCTCTTGTGAAAGATTTACATAGG CCGAAAAATGAGGCAATGTTTTTTGAAGTGGTTTTTGCCAGAAAGGAAGCACTAGATGCTATAATCAGTCTCAAAGAATGGATGGAACCAGAAAAA GTTGATCGAGGTTTATTAAACATAATGGATGACTGTTTTGTTAAACCTGAACCTTTGGGTGTTGTTTTAATAATGGGCGCTTGGAACTATCCCTTCCAGCTGTGCATCCTACCTTTGATCGGTGCCATAGCTGCAG GTAACTGTGCTGTGGTGAAACCGTCAGAGTTGGCACCTCATTCTGCTGAAGTAATAACAAGACTCCTACACAATTATCTGGATTCA GACTGCATTAAAGTCTACAATGGAGGAATTCCAGAAACTCAGGAACTTTTACAAGAACGATTCGATCATATATTCTACACTGGTAGTAGTCGAGTTGGTAAAATTATCATGAAAAGTGCAGCAGAACATCTAACCCCTGTTACTTTAGAATTGGGTGGTAAATG cccagcttatattgatgatgattgtAACCTACAGAATGTAGCAAATCGTATTCTTTGGGGGAAGACTGTTAACTGTGGCCAGATATGTATTGCACCAGACTATGTGATGTGTTCAAAGGAACTACAG GGACCATTTGTTGAAAAGTTGATTGAAGCTTTTGAAATGTTTTATAGTGATTCAATACATGAAACGAAGGACTATGGACGCATCATTCATAAAAAGCATTTCCA ACATTTGAAGGAACTTGTGGGAAACCGAAAACCTGCATTTGGTGGGGAATTTTGTGAAGAAAGTCTACTGATAACTCCAACGATTCTGACTGATATCACCCCAGATGATCCTCTAATGCAAGAAGAG atATTTGGTCCAATTCTGCCAATAATGACTgttgaaaatgaagatgaagcAATTCAGTATATAAAGCGTGG ggagAAGCCATTGTCTCTGTATGTTTTCTCAAGCAACAAAGAAACAGTAAACAAATTTCTTTCCCAAACCACAAGTGGTGGAGTATGCATCAATGATGTCATTGTACATGGAGGAT TGGCAACATTACCTTTCGGTGGAGTCGGTCAAAGTGGCATGGGTAGTTACCATGGCAAGTTCACGTTTGAGACATTTAGTCACAAGAAAGCAGTCATGTGGAAAAGTATGGGCATGGAAAATGTCAACTC ctTAAGATACCCACCATACAGCGATGAGAAATGTCAACTATTTACCTGGTTTGTCCTGATGAGGCCTGGCCTTGCTAAGAAATTTCTTACTGCTCTACTTGTACTGCTTGTAGCATTAATTCTGTCATTTATCTTTATG aaaGTTTATGGACCATCATACGGTAGTTTactccatcattggaatgttGCTGACAATGACTTCAGTAGAAATAGATTCTTGAAACATTCACAAGGAGCAAGCTAA